In Cydia pomonella isolate Wapato2018A chromosome 27, ilCydPomo1, whole genome shotgun sequence, a single genomic region encodes these proteins:
- the LOC133532400 gene encoding titin-like isoform X6: MEVEVRLTRTGEEPWGFRLIGGTDFNMPLTVVKVLPDSPADFAGIRNGDTVASIQGKKAATMTHDGAKAAVAAAADSLNIGVMRGLYDLTLDDYDPIDDPLDQDDFDQPSHPTEVFQVQQFGDTPLDSKEPSRSRTGSRGNLDRRSLSEGRCDPYEQRSLTESPYFLNTKPYRPFSTEPSPIPPLEKPIILNPNYHDEFGTFDDGLEPPVDLPKVDEFAGILSEKSRYKLPISKQYDPDGSKLNKTKEITTVTKTVEEKVVTEEIVTKEVKVTSVEERLVKEQKEDAKFMKKMKKDIDMDKIEMTATSIVDESIEKAVTVAGEIKKEIDLELSAISSESKTSSSDMETVVMAPDRKKIIKEVSEMSETVKKTDDYVVKKSDVSVAKEVAKFEKDDRQIIIDERQEFRKQELQETIESGSVRRKSQMYDGDVKMADMKVEKTSVDETIESGSVRRKSEMFDNDVKKTDCKVEKKFIDETIESGSVRSKSEMFDKNVEMKSVDDAKIERRQSKRISDQKDIKAVQSAQHKQTSEFKTEKISTTTESVHKSDESKTKEAKYSTAKLLAEQRAYTIGLQTIPHIRGTVQSNYHYDLLLKTFFIHLTDVMVALSRFILAEPVLSKPLETKPEVKKEVTEVSQVERDVVSNTTVVKDSVIDRKKTEKLETKDLQIREKKEKVEKVADVIKQDHVREVKQHEYTDYVQKIQQESEKREKCILSGAEMAQLSDKKSGELITKMDGVITEFQTKAGLEEEITMQRERRSRSRSKVDEEIVKDAMPQNALSRVDIKSQEITEVKTTSSVLDSKEMKTETKHESIDIKRETKHEASGVSSKNGKNTYISICEAHVYTNKNSIFDEIAEIPETASVESIKETNIALEANEAMITERVAIESQSQMKQEAEAVVESHEISSTKTEEVIVQEKQVSVQETDVQKSFIEIESNKAAIIEKVDINQPIVELHEDIVDKAVSVEIKNQMNIQEIETSEYIDELNVVKEESIEITESHDIKEVQVLEDISVKAKKESIDIEEIKEETIQDVKESIYIIEEDVNVSKEEIVSVKEEAIAVQEVKESESNVNIEDIKVTEQIAVVQGTTEISEKSLEVKDEYAQLKVTKEEITELEENVEIDQEIEVYIKKSVHIAESENQYQSFISGSSIQNAEYVQESCFTARSTEDSSFTSSVVQESTFMARSTEDAKKQLTLDLDSKIKKSDSQSSVKSTISTPTPSTVPPTPLTDEYVFRLQMPLPKLTGPPVPRSPSPQDEDPHIVKKNLVPHIDTEIIEEVVYETPLPTPPEDKSSPPKFTKPGLKGGNIKYTFFKEEIKEIERKSSLLASAIDQTIKSIEEYKEEVGLETNVDNPLVYNGYAKVIDTKVYKDKLDEVNIEKQIVKNTENINKIVENRANSAEDLINRFHLNGMPVNVTVTLENNVANSVTEAIENKMGESVENVCVDGYRPVPFNPEDAPHLERVEIRIPEPIPTVDPGKAFVAENGEIMGTHQGIVDGLEEAVVDEEIAKDLGKPGMTEEKIAAIISGESEMLREAHVMGLTRVLKSHMHRDNDDSSVDFKKIKPIVESLKDSEVLKALNEEFVKTQEEKKKEERKWTKFLQKPARPVPKAKFGYHGWTANDDEVKESPYKVKIVKQPKPKVAPDYKPQDFNTGPLPWEERAVNEPPPPPVEAEPPILIPEEKPVFLEAIDNLPETAVPDLEETGIELPPEKSIEEPAPEAEPEAPKETEVEKVEETKKEEPCNRVVEETSNSESEMENRIAEQLMKNVEGMVDPNAPLEQQLAQMRAQLAALAQLPGVIQQTLELVTRQLCQITQQEAQSHHTVKQEQMAIESSEMIEESNETSETIIEDVTEEKDETQIEEVVENGIKEEVKETKTVVEVKQTKMEEVKKVQMTRSDEEMQKMKREEQEILDEQRRIEKQKKELMADLQLDQEARQLKQRPTPRVGKPKPVFGPLTPSERPVVLPGGRKWRKPKDAYNDAFIAETLTAQAELIQGKALGNTYESVHLPYDERVNFMKYEKPPITTDHLKNSEVYKLIHGMEQEPVKRVELLTPVIAEADYRELPSKLEYLKDSEVYKMIHDEEKEPLRGVKMLQYIIAETRYQEKCRSVTPSADMRR; the protein is encoded by the exons ATGGAGGTAGAAGTACGGCTCACGAGGACGGGGGAAGAGCCCTGGGGCTTCAGACTCATCGGGGGCACCGATTTCAACATGCCACTCACCGTCGTCAAG GTCCTACCCGACTCACCAGCAGATTTCGCCGGCATTCGCAACGGCGACACCGTCGCTAGCATACAGGGGAAAAAAGCGGCCACCATGACACATGACGGGGCTAAAGCGGCTGTGGCGGCGGCAGCGGACAGCCTCAATATTGGAGTGATGCG CGGTCTCTACGACCTGACGCTCGACGACTACGACCCGATCGACGACCCGTTAGACCAGGACGATTTCGACCAGCCCTCTCATCCGACTGAGGTATTCCAAGTACAGCAATTCGGTGACACCCCCCTCGACTCCAAAGAGCCTAGTCGGTCCCGCACTGGATCCCGGGGTAACCTCGACCGGAGGTCTCTTAGCGAAGGTCGCTGTGATCCGTACGAACAGAGGTCCTTAACTGAATCCCCTTACTTCCTCAACACCAAACCGTATAGACCTTTTTCCACTGAGCCTTCCCCAATCCCTCCTTTAGAGAAGCCTATTATTCTTAATCCTAATTACCATGATGAATTTGGCACATTTGATGATGGCCTTGAGCCACCTGTTGATCTTCCCAAAGTTGATGAATTTGCGGGGATCCTTAGTGAAAAAAGTAGATATAAACTCCCAATTTCAAAACAGTATGATCCTGATGGATCTAAGCTTAATAAAACGAAAGAAATAACGACAGTCACTAAGACCGTAGAAGAGAAGGTAGTAACAGAAGAGATAGTGACTAAGGAAGTGAAAGTTACTTCAGTAGAAGAAAGATTGGTTAAAGAGCAAAAGGAAGATGCCaagtttatgaaaaaaatgaagAAGGATATTGATATGGATAAGATAGAAATGACTGCTACAAGCATTGTTGATGAGAGTATTGAGAAAGCTGTAACCGTAGCTggtgaaattaaaaaagaaattgaTCTTGAACTGAGTGCTATATCCTCAGAATCTAAAACTAGCTCATCTGACATGGAAACTGTGGTCATGGCAcctgatagaaaaaaaattatcaaagaGGTTAGTGAAATGAGTGAAACTGTTAAGAAAACTGATGATTATGTTGTTAAAAAGAGTGATGTTAGTGTTGCTAAAGAGGTTGCCAAATTTGAAAAAGATGACAGACAAATTATCATTGACGAACGTCAAGAATTTCGGAAACAGGAGTTACAAGAAACTATAGAAAGTGGTAGCGTGAGAAGGAAGTCACAAATGTATGATGGAGACGTTAAAATGGCAGATATGAAAGTCGAAAAGACATCTGTAGATGAAACTATAGAAAGTGGTAGTGTGAGAAGAAAGTCAGAAATGTTTGATAACGATGTGAAAAAGACCGATTGTAAAGTAGAAAAGAAATTTATAGATGAGACTATAGAAAGTGGAAGTGTACGaagcaaatctgaaatgtttGATAAAAACGTTGAAATGAAATCTGTGGACGATGCCAAAATTGAGAGAAGGCAGTCTAAAAGAATATCTGAccaaaaagatattaaagcagTGCAATCGGCTCAGCACAAGCAAACATCTGAatttaaaacagaaaaaatCTCTACAACTACCGAGAGCGTACATAAATCAGACGAAAGCAAAACTAAAGAGGCTAAATATAGTACAGCTAAATTGCTAGCAGAACAGAGAGCTTATACTATTGGATTACAAACTATTCCTCATATAAGAGGTACAGTGCAATCAAATTATCATTATGATTTATTGCTCAAAaccttttttatacatttgactgATGTCATGGTTGCTCTGTCCAGGTTTATTTTAGCTGAACCTGTATTGTCTAAGCCTTTAGAAACTAAACCAGAAGTTAAAAAAGAAGTAACTGAAGTTAGTCAAGTTGAAAGGGACGTAGTTTCTAATACGACAGTTGTGAAAGATTCTGTAATAGATCGTAAAAAAACTGAAAAGTTAGAAACCAAAGATTTGCAAATTAGAGAAAAAAAAGAGAAAGTTGAAAAAGTGGCTGACGTAATTAAACAAGATCACGTGAGGGAAGTAAAGCAGCATGAATATACGGATTACGTTCAAAAGATTCAACAAGAAAGTGAAAAAAGGGAGAAATGCATTTTGTCTGGTGCAGAAATGGCACAGTTAAGTGATAAAAAGTCGGGGGAATTGATAACTAAAATGGATGGAGTTATAACTGAATTCCAGACTAAAGCCGGTTTAGAGGAAGAGATTACTATGCAACGAGAAAGGAGGTCTAGAAGTAGAAGCAAAGTAGATGAAGAAATAGTGAAAGATGCCATGCCACAAAATGCACTTTCCAGAGTTGATATAAAATCCCAAGAGATTACTGAAGTAAAGACTACCAGTAGTGTCCTAGATTCAAAGGAGATGAAAACAGAAACAAAACATGAAAGTATAGACATTAAAAGAGAAACCAAACACGAAGCTAGTGGAGTTAGTAGTAAGAATGGTAAAAACACATACATATCTATATGTGAAGCTCATgtttatactaataaaaattcaatttttgatGAAATAGCAGAAATACCTGAAACCGCTTCAGTGGAAAGTATTAAGGAAACAAATATAGCATTAGAAGCTAACGAAGCAATGATTACAGAGCGCGTTGCTATAGAATCTCAATCTCAAATGAAACAAGAAGCAGAAGCTGTAGTCGAATCCCACGAAATTTCCAGCACCAAAACCGAGGAAGTTATTGTCCAAGAAAAACAAGTAAGCGTTCAAGAAACTGATGTCCAGAAATCTTTCATAGAGATTGAGAGTAACAAAGCGGCTATTATTGAAAAAGTAGACATAAATCAGCCAATCGTGGAATTACATGAGGATATTGTCGACAAGGCTGTTAGTGTCGAGattaaaaatcaaatgaatatacaggaaattgagacTTCTGAATATATAGATGAATTAAACGTTGTCAAGGAAGAATCAATAGAAATCACGGAATCACACGATATCAAAGAAGTACAGGTCTTGGAGGATATTTCTGTTAAAGCTAAGAAAGAATCCATCGACATTGAGGAAATTAAAGAGGAAACAATTCAAGATGTAAAAgaaagtatatatataattgaaGAAGACGTAAACGTATCAAAAGAAGAAATTGTTTCAGTAAAGGAAGAAGCGATTGCAGTTCAGGAGGTAAAAGAAAGTGAATCTAATGTGAACATTGAGGATATCAAAGTTACTGAACAAATAGCTGTCGTTCAAGGAACTACCGAAATCAGTGAAAAGAGCCTTGAAGTAAAAGATGAATACGCTCAGTTAAAAGTTACGAAAGAAGAAATAACAGAATTAGAGGAAAACGTTGAAATTGACCAAGAAATTgaagtttatattaaaaaatctgTTCATATTGCTGAATCAGAGAATCAATACCAATCTTTCATTTCAGGAAGTTCTATACAGAATGCAGAATACGTACAAGAATCTTGCTTTACTGCAAGATCTACTGAAGACTCTTCTTTCACTTCCAGCGTTGTCCAAGAATCTACTTTCATGGCCAGGTCTACTGAAGATGCTAAAAAACAGCTTACTCTAGATCTGGATTCAAAGATTAAAAAATCTGACTCACAATCCTCAGTGAAGAGCACTATTAGTACCCCTACTCCATCCACTGTCCCTCCCACTCCACTCACAGATGAGTACGTCTTCCGACTCCAAATGCCCCTCCCCAAGCTAACTGGTCCTCCTGTCCCAAGATCCCCAAGTCCCCAGGATGAGGATCCTCATATTGTTAAAAAGAATTTGGTCCCTCATATAGATACTGAAATTATTGAGGAAGTAGTGTATGAAACTCCGCTTCCAACCCCACCTGAGGATAAATCTTCACCGCCAAAGTTTACTAAACCAGGGTTGAAAGGGggtaatataaaatacacatttttcaaG GAGGAGATAAAAGAAATCGAAAGAAAGTCATCACTACTAGCCTCTGCTATCGACCAAACTATCAAATCAATTGAAGAGTACAAGGAAGAAGTAGGATTAGAAACCAACGTTGATAACCCTCTAGTTTACAACGGTTACGCCAAAGTTATAGACACTAAAGTATACAAAGATAAACTTGACGAAGTAAATATCGAAAAACAAATAGTCAAGAACAcagaaaacataaacaaaattgtAGAAAACAGAGCAAATTCTGCGGAAGATTTAATAAATAGGTTTCATCTTAATGGGATGCCAGTAAATGTGACTGTGACCCTTGAAAATAACGTGGCAAATTCAGTGACTGAagctattgaaaataaaatgggAGAATCAGTAGAAAATGTTTGCGTAGACGGATATAGACCCGTGCCTTTCAATCCCGAAGATGCACCTCATTTGGAGAGAGTGgaaattagaataccg GAGCCGATACCAACGGTAGACCCTGGCAAGGCATTTGTAGCAGAAAATGGCGAGATCATGGGTACACATCAGGGTATTGTAGACGGTTTAGAAGAAGCAGTAGTGGATGAAGAAATAGCCA AAGACCTAGGCAAACCTGGTATGACAGAAGAGAAGATCGCAGCAATAATATCTGGAGAATCAGAGATGCTAAGGGAGGCGCACGTTATGGG GCTGACACGGGTTTTAAAGTCGCATATGCATCGAGACAATGATGATTCCAGCGTCGATTTCAAGAAGATCAAACCTATAGTGGAATCGCTAAAGGATTCTGAAGTTCTCAAAGCTTTGAACGAGGAATTTGTTAAGACTCAAGAAGAGAAGAAGAAGGAAGAAAGAAAGTGGACCAAGTTCTTGCAGAAGCCGGCGCGGCCGGTGCCTAAAGCGAAGTTTGGATACCATGGATGGACGGCTAATGATGATGAAGTTAAAGAG TCGCCTTACAAAGTGAAAATAGTAAAACAGCCTAAACCCAAAGTAGCACCCGATTACAAACCGCAG GACTTCAACACGGGCCCGCTGCCGTGGGAAGAGCGAGCGGTCAACGAGCCACCCCCACCCCCAGTGGAGGCTGAACCCCCCATCTTGATACCTGAGGAGAAGCCAGTGTTTCTTGAGGCTATTGATAACCTACCGGAGACTGCTGTTCCGGATTTGGAGGAGACAG GAATTGAATTACCTCCTGAAAAGTCAATAGAGGAACCAGCACCAGAAGCAGAGCCGGAAGCTCCCAAAGAGACAGAAGttgaaaaagtagaagaaactAAGAAGGAAGAGCCCTGCAATAGAGTTGTAGAGGAGACCAGCAACAGCGAGAGCGAGATGGAGAACAGGATAGCGGAACAGCTGATGAAGAATGTAGAGGGAATGGTTG ATCCCAACGCGCCGCTGGAGCAGCAGCTGGCGCAGATGCGCGCGCAGCTGGCAGCGCTGGCGCAGCTGCCCGGCGTCATCCAACAGACGCTGGAGCTGGTGACCCGCCAGCTTTGCCAAATTACGCAGCAG GAAGCTCAGTCTCACCACACAGTGAAACAAGAACAGATGGCAATTGAATCTTCTGAGATGATTGAAG AATCCAATGAGACCTCCGAAACTATAATCGAAGACGTAACAGAAGAAAAAGACGAGACTCAAATAGAAGAAGTCGTTGAAAATGGAATTAAGGAAGAGGTGAAAGAAACGAAGACAGTGGTAGAGGTCAAGCAAACCAAAATGGAAGAGGTCAAAAAGGTGCAGATGACAAGGAGCGACGAAGAAATGCAGAAGATGAAGAGGGAAGAGCAGGAGATTTTGGACGAGCAGAGAAGAATTGAAAAGCAGAAGAAG GAATTAATGGCGGACCTCCAGTTAGACCAGGAGGCCAGACAGCTGAAGCAGAGGCCGACGCCGCGCGTCGGCAAGCCCAAGCCCGTCTTTGGGCCTCTCACGCCGTCTGAGAGGCCGGTGGTGTTGCCCGGAGGCCGAAAGTGGAGAAAGCCTAAAGACGCGTACAATGACGCGTTCATCGCCGAAACTTTGACTGCTCAAGCTGAGCTGATACAAGGAAAAGCGCTGGG GAATACATACGAAAGCGTTCATCTGCCATACGACGAGAG GG